A window of Kribbella voronezhensis genomic DNA:
CTGAAGTGCCGTATTTCCACGGCTGCCCTGGCGCTCGCCGTACCCGCAGGATGACAGCATGACCAAGACGGCGACTCAACGTGACGGGTTCACTCTGCATCCCCTCCGCGGCCGGTTCAACTCGATGTTCTTCGCGGCGCTGGGCGGCTACCTCGATCTGCAGTTGCGCAAACGGAAGACCGCGGTATTCGCCGAGCTGCCACAGACCGTGGTCGAGCTGGGCTCGGGCGTCGGTGCGAACCTGCGCTACCTGGCTCCGGGTACGCACCTCATCGCGATCGAACCGAACCGCTACATGCACCCCCGGCTCCGGCGTGCAGCCACCAGGCACGGTGTGGAGGTCGAGGTCCGCGACGTCGTCGCTGAGCGCATCGACCTGCCGGACGGGAGCGCGGACGCCGTGATCTCGAGCCTTGTCCTTTGCAGCGTGAGTGATCCGGCCGCAGTACTCGCCGAGGTACGACGCGTACTGCGGCCAGGTGGCCGGTTCAGTTTCGCCGAGCACGTCGTCGCGAAGAAGAACACGCCGA
This region includes:
- a CDS encoding class I SAM-dependent methyltransferase, whose product is MTKTATQRDGFTLHPLRGRFNSMFFAALGGYLDLQLRKRKTAVFAELPQTVVELGSGVGANLRYLAPGTHLIAIEPNRYMHPRLRRAATRHGVEVEVRDVVAERIDLPDGSADAVISSLVLCSVSDPAAVLAEVRRVLRPGGRFSFAEHVVAKKNTPTRWAQRAVRRPWAWVFEGCSCERDLASAIESAGFAGVDLQHHRIRSPFLPFNTHIAGTATA